The following coding sequences lie in one Deltaproteobacteria bacterium genomic window:
- a CDS encoding ornithine--oxo-acid transaminase, giving the protein MNQQYYIDLEEAYGAHNYKPLDVVLQRGEGIWVWDVEGNKYLDCLSSYSAVNQGHCHPRIMEAMVSQARKLTLTSRAFRNDQLGLFYKEICELTSSHKVLPMNSGAEAVETCIKAVRKWGYKVKGVPEDRAEIIVCENNFHGRTITIVGFSTDETARSGFGPFTPGFKIIPFGDPDALEAAITPNTVAFLVEPIQGEAGVIVPPAGFLKKVREICTRHNVVLILDEIQTGLGRTGKLLAEEHEGIEADLTLVGKALSGGFYPISAVLSNVEVLGVLRPGEHGSTFGGNPLACAIARTALKVLIEENMIENAAAMGEYFLEGLRRIRSPHIKEIRGKGLLIGMELFPEAGGARRFCEKLKTLGMLCKETHEHTIRFAPPLVIRKEDIDWALERVESVMTDQAP; this is encoded by the coding sequence ATGAACCAGCAGTACTATATCGACCTGGAAGAAGCATACGGAGCCCACAACTATAAACCTCTGGATGTGGTGCTCCAGCGGGGCGAGGGCATCTGGGTCTGGGACGTGGAGGGCAACAAGTACCTGGACTGCCTCAGCTCTTACTCCGCCGTGAATCAGGGCCATTGCCACCCCAGGATCATGGAGGCTATGGTATCCCAGGCCCGAAAACTGACCCTGACCTCCAGGGCCTTCCGAAACGACCAACTCGGTCTCTTTTACAAGGAGATCTGCGAGTTGACTTCCTCTCACAAGGTCCTGCCCATGAACAGCGGGGCGGAGGCCGTCGAAACCTGCATCAAGGCCGTTCGAAAATGGGGATACAAGGTCAAGGGGGTCCCCGAAGACCGGGCTGAGATTATCGTGTGCGAAAACAACTTCCATGGCCGAACCATCACCATCGTGGGGTTCAGCACCGATGAGACCGCCCGCTCGGGTTTCGGTCCTTTTACTCCAGGGTTCAAAATCATTCCTTTCGGCGACCCGGATGCCCTCGAGGCAGCGATCACGCCCAATACCGTGGCTTTCCTGGTGGAGCCGATCCAGGGGGAGGCTGGGGTCATCGTTCCCCCCGCTGGATTCCTGAAAAAGGTCCGGGAAATCTGCACCCGACACAACGTGGTCCTGATCCTGGACGAGATCCAAACCGGTCTCGGCCGAACCGGCAAGCTCCTCGCCGAGGAACACGAGGGTATCGAGGCGGACCTGACCCTGGTAGGCAAGGCCCTTTCCGGCGGCTTTTATCCCATCTCGGCGGTGCTCTCCAATGTGGAAGTCCTGGGGGTGCTCCGGCCCGGAGAACACGGGAGCACCTTCGGGGGGAATCCACTGGCCTGCGCCATCGCACGAACCGCCCTAAAGGTGTTGATCGAAGAAAACATGATCGAAAATGCAGCGGCTATGGGGGAGTATTTTCTGGAAGGCCTGCGCCGGATCAGGAGCCCCCATATCAAGGAAATTCGGGGAAAGGGTTTGCTGATCGGGATGGAACTCTTTCCAGAAGCCGGCGGCGCCCGGCGGTTTTGCGAAAAATTGAAGACCCTGGGTATGCTCTGCAAGGAAACCCATGAGCACACGATCCGTTTCGCTCCGCCCCTGGTCATCAGGAAAGAAGACATCGACTGGGCCCTCGAAAGGGTCGAATCAGTGATGACTGACC